The Candidatus Kryptoniota bacterium genome contains a region encoding:
- a CDS encoding transglutaminase domain-containing protein: protein MEKNYDYHSLWKPYKLLMLLAISGWLAGCTSPFLQKEEVARLSGIEKQQTTVIYFKKQFKFSVGGGLEVTLHKVIKVGSNTNAIPDLLETTDSPTYRLTDFYGRIIKRNGDVKNLDENDVVTVNESDKSVVTQSVSKMLSVNGEVADGDMIEEVDVHVNDLPELGISFSLDEIGNGENITCLIDVPDHSALYYRIVNDSTTPRVDSIKGGKEYSFHWNTYVPKEETSTLAALDNYPEIVAAVRDSATLKERPFSWEGLGDWYLKQMSEKAQYDSTVRKTAEEVTKGLTNDKEKMDAIFNYCQRYIRFEEVYLKKGEEYIPHDCASILANKYGDCKDYSCLMYSMAKSVGLNPNFALCVRGRGDHFFSDLPVDQFNHDVVHYEFGGTDWWYDGTNKQGIPGLVSSDLINQPALILEQGKSRLVTIEESENDLLSISGKLVQEEDGFVGKLTIVLKYQYAVDFLFTESQLNKARMQESATKWITETLSPTAEVKEITWRTKPDAFVLDATVELPNSASLIGGTVYSSFHRLFPLLFPSELSGIDTTSVYYFPYYDKVDLRLNIRPANADSTKGQVVEYKYAIDPGPIDSAHQSQFKKTFHEISDEFNNTLKLNAEK, encoded by the coding sequence GTGGAAAAGAATTACGATTACCACAGTTTATGGAAACCGTATAAGCTCCTTATGCTTCTGGCTATATCCGGCTGGCTCGCAGGGTGTACAAGCCCGTTTCTTCAAAAGGAAGAAGTTGCACGACTCAGCGGGATCGAAAAACAGCAGACCACCGTCATATATTTCAAAAAACAGTTCAAGTTTTCTGTCGGCGGCGGTCTTGAAGTTACCTTGCATAAGGTTATCAAAGTCGGATCGAATACAAACGCCATCCCAGATCTCCTAGAAACGACCGACTCCCCAACCTATAGGCTGACCGATTTTTACGGAAGGATCATCAAGAGAAATGGCGATGTGAAGAACCTTGACGAGAACGACGTGGTCACCGTCAACGAGAGCGATAAGAGCGTTGTCACTCAAAGTGTTAGTAAAATGCTCAGCGTAAATGGAGAGGTTGCGGATGGCGATATGATTGAAGAGGTCGACGTGCATGTCAACGATTTGCCCGAGCTCGGCATAAGCTTTTCACTGGATGAAATTGGCAACGGGGAGAACATTACGTGTCTGATAGATGTTCCGGACCACAGCGCGTTATACTACAGGATCGTAAACGATTCGACCACTCCTAGGGTTGATTCAATTAAAGGAGGAAAAGAGTACTCGTTTCATTGGAATACATATGTTCCGAAGGAGGAAACTTCTACTCTAGCTGCATTGGACAATTATCCCGAGATAGTTGCAGCCGTACGAGACAGCGCTACGCTGAAAGAAAGACCATTTTCATGGGAAGGCCTTGGAGACTGGTACCTTAAACAGATGTCCGAAAAGGCCCAATACGATTCCACGGTCAGAAAAACCGCAGAGGAAGTGACAAAAGGTCTCACGAACGATAAGGAGAAGATGGACGCAATCTTCAACTATTGCCAGAGGTACATTCGCTTCGAAGAAGTCTACCTGAAAAAAGGCGAGGAATACATTCCGCACGACTGCGCCTCGATCCTTGCAAATAAATATGGAGACTGCAAAGACTATTCGTGTCTTATGTATTCAATGGCAAAGAGTGTCGGCCTGAACCCTAATTTTGCCCTCTGTGTTCGGGGGAGAGGAGATCACTTCTTTTCAGACCTGCCCGTGGATCAGTTCAACCACGACGTGGTTCATTATGAATTTGGTGGGACAGATTGGTGGTATGATGGGACGAACAAACAGGGGATACCGGGATTGGTTTCAAGCGATCTAATAAACCAGCCCGCTCTTATTCTCGAGCAAGGGAAATCCCGGCTGGTGACCATCGAAGAGTCGGAAAATGATCTATTATCTATATCCGGAAAACTTGTACAGGAGGAAGACGGCTTCGTTGGGAAGCTCACTATCGTATTGAAATATCAATACGCGGTGGATTTTCTCTTCACGGAATCACAGCTTAATAAGGCGAGAATGCAGGAATCCGCGACAAAGTGGATTACGGAGACACTGAGCCCGACCGCGGAGGTAAAAGAAATCACGTGGAGAACGAAACCCGATGCGTTCGTCCTTGATGCAACCGTTGAACTTCCCAACTCGGCATCCTTGATCGGAGGTACCGTCTACTCGAGCTTTCACCGTCTCTTTCCACTTCTTTTCCCGAGCGAGCTTTCAGGAATCGACACGACGAGTGTTTATTATTTTCCGTATTACGATAAGGTCGACTTGCGTCTCAATATTAGACCGGCAAATGCCGACTCGACAAAAGGCCAGGTCGTGGAATATAAATACGCGATTGATCCCGGCCCGATTGACTCCGCTCATCAGTCGCAGTTCAAGAAGACGTTTCATGAAATCTCCGATGAATTTAATAACACACTCAAACTGAATGCGGAAAAATAA
- a CDS encoding TonB family protein, with product MRMLAYSIFVIAVAVNVGMAQSDSLQWSHLVKSHDTTEVFYDDYINSFWCSYGPPLVFVDTIIVVQPNQGITAPIPVQGLKAFVDSIKYPPLALRAGVMGVVILTASIDSFGLVHDVKVKQSSAEIFNKNAITALENARFTTPMIKGHSTDVRIAIVLSFAIQRRKNVEIDKIIVDRSACLGTCPSYTVTLDKDGTVLYDGRYYAKRAGKWKAQMDKSQFVGITSLLFAIRFFEMKETYATGATDLPWITITVKTPNETKKVSTDYYAPLGEISVLVDYATENLKWEKVEQ from the coding sequence ATGAGAATGCTGGCATATTCAATTTTCGTGATTGCAGTGGCTGTTAATGTTGGAATGGCACAATCCGACTCTCTTCAATGGAGTCATTTGGTAAAGAGCCACGATACCACAGAAGTCTTTTACGATGACTACATAAACTCATTCTGGTGTAGCTACGGTCCACCGCTGGTCTTTGTTGACACCATAATCGTTGTGCAACCCAATCAAGGAATCACGGCTCCGATTCCAGTGCAGGGCTTAAAGGCCTTTGTAGATTCAATTAAGTACCCACCACTCGCACTGAGGGCGGGGGTTATGGGCGTTGTAATTCTGACAGCGAGCATTGATTCGTTTGGCCTTGTTCATGATGTGAAGGTGAAACAAAGCAGTGCCGAAATTTTCAACAAGAACGCAATCACCGCGCTCGAAAACGCTCGATTCACCACGCCAATGATAAAGGGACACTCAACAGACGTTCGCATTGCGATTGTTCTTTCCTTTGCCATCCAGAGGAGGAAAAATGTTGAGATTGATAAAATCATAGTGGACAGAAGCGCATGTTTAGGAACGTGCCCATCGTACACAGTTACCCTCGATAAAGATGGCACTGTGCTCTATGACGGGCGTTACTATGCGAAGAGGGCTGGTAAATGGAAGGCACAAATGGATAAGTCTCAGTTTGTTGGCATCACTTCACTCCTTTTTGCCATTCGCTTCTTCGAAATGAAAGAGACCTATGCCACAGGAGCCACCGACCTTCCCTGGATTACAATCACGGTCAAGACACCAAACGAGACCAAGAAGGTTAGCACCGACTACTATGCCCCTTTGGGTGAGATATCAGTATTGGTTGATTACGCAACAGAAAATCTTAAGTGGGAAAAAGTTGAACAGTGA
- a CDS encoding T9SS type A sorting domain-containing protein: MKKGLSDTLVLSLASHNGDVFAGTPSGVFFYDSSESSWTQTGLSGPYAYASYIFVNDTVMFAGGMMGTYRSSDNGSTWKETNSGLQDVFSGVQSLVISDTRLFAGTGKGVYISTNNGDSWESKGLSNNSVLSLACYGTDLFAGTSHNGVFVSTDTGSTWTSVSAGLPNASIDALALSGKDLFAGTSQSNSHSAFGVWRRPLSEMITEVGDKPQPVPSSLALSQNYPDPFNPTTTISYDLPQRAFVQLDVYNALGQLITRLVNSSQNPGHYEVRFNATNLPGGIYLYRLQAGTFMQVKKMILMK; encoded by the coding sequence TTGAAAAAAGGATTGTCCGACACACTTGTCTTATCTCTTGCCTCCCACAACGGGGATGTTTTTGCCGGGACGCCGTCGGGAGTTTTCTTCTACGACAGTAGCGAATCAAGTTGGACGCAGACCGGTCTCTCGGGACCATACGCGTATGCAAGCTACATCTTCGTGAATGATACGGTGATGTTTGCAGGCGGTATGATGGGGACCTACCGTTCTTCTGACAACGGTTCCACCTGGAAGGAGACGAACTCGGGGCTGCAGGATGTATTTAGCGGCGTGCAGTCCCTTGTCATAAGTGACACGAGGCTCTTTGCTGGAACTGGCAAGGGTGTGTATATTTCCACCAACAACGGCGATAGCTGGGAATCAAAGGGACTCAGCAACAATTCCGTGTTGTCGCTCGCCTGTTACGGAACAGATTTGTTCGCCGGGACTTCCCACAACGGTGTTTTTGTTTCCACTGACACTGGCTCGACCTGGACGTCTGTCAGCGCCGGACTTCCGAATGCGTCAATCGATGCGCTTGCACTGTCGGGCAAGGACCTTTTTGCGGGAACTTCTCAGTCAAATAGCCACTCGGCGTTCGGAGTTTGGCGTCGTCCTCTCTCTGAAATGATAACAGAAGTCGGCGACAAGCCGCAACCGGTTCCCTCCAGCCTCGCTCTTTCGCAGAATTATCCAGATCCATTCAATCCCACCACAACCATAAGCTACGACCTGCCACAACGAGCATTCGTTCAACTTGACGTCTATAACGCTCTTGGCCAGTTGATAACACGACTGGTGAATTCCAGCCAGAACCCGGGTCATTATGAAGTGAGATTTAATGCAACAAATTTGCCTGGTGGAATTTACCTCTACAGACTTCAAGCAGGCACCTTCATGCAGGTGAAAAAGATGATCCTGATGAAATAA
- a CDS encoding YciI family protein has translation MKDYLLIIKTEGSVWTDLSKEQLQMHLEHGTAYIGKLLKDGKLKGANPIDKGSRIVTESKGVMRDGPLNETKEVVAGYFHIVAKDMDEAVDIAKGNPIFKDIPTKIEVHPMMPIGG, from the coding sequence ATGAAAGATTACTTGCTGATCATAAAGACCGAGGGAAGCGTTTGGACCGATCTTTCCAAGGAGCAACTGCAGATGCATCTCGAACATGGTACCGCTTACATAGGAAAGCTTTTAAAAGATGGGAAGCTGAAGGGAGCCAATCCCATCGACAAAGGGAGCCGCATAGTGACCGAGAGCAAAGGAGTCATGAGAGATGGGCCGCTCAATGAAACCAAGGAAGTGGTTGCAGGCTATTTCCATATCGTTGCAAAGGACATGGACGAAGCGGTCGATATTGCCAAGGGCAATCCTATATTCAAAGACATTCCGACAAAAATCGAGGTTCATCCGATGATGCCCATCGGAGGGTGA
- a CDS encoding dihydrofolate reductase family protein codes for MSKVFVNIGLSLDGYMAPEGMTMENWDRPEYKDWGAKWGALMSWILNQQYFRENLKIGPGGETGPVNDMLRNTTERIGANIMGKRMFDAGERSWPEDAPFHTPVYVLTHEKREPWVRPGGTTFYFVNDGPESALEQARESAGSRDIRIAGGADVIQQYLNLGVIDELEIALAPVVFGGGRRLFENLREPVQRFRIDKVHESPAATHLRYVRD; via the coding sequence ATGAGCAAGGTATTCGTAAACATCGGACTTAGCCTTGACGGCTACATGGCACCGGAAGGAATGACCATGGAGAATTGGGATAGACCCGAGTACAAGGACTGGGGCGCGAAGTGGGGTGCGCTGATGAGCTGGATCCTTAATCAGCAGTACTTCCGCGAGAACCTCAAGATCGGACCAGGGGGAGAGACCGGTCCGGTCAATGACATGCTTCGTAACACCACAGAGCGCATCGGCGCCAATATTATGGGTAAGCGAATGTTCGACGCCGGCGAGCGCAGTTGGCCAGAGGATGCCCCGTTTCACACTCCGGTATACGTTCTTACCCACGAGAAGCGTGAACCTTGGGTCCGACCGGGCGGGACGACGTTCTACTTCGTCAACGACGGCCCAGAGAGTGCCCTTGAGCAGGCTAGGGAGTCTGCGGGCAGTCGCGATATTCGCATCGCGGGCGGCGCGGACGTGATCCAGCAGTACCTAAACCTGGGCGTCATCGATGAGCTGGAGATCGCCCTGGCGCCGGTGGTGTTCGGTGGTGGGAGACGCCTTTTCGAGAACCTACGCGAGCCGGTGCAACGGTTTCGAATTGACAAGGTGCATGAAAGTCCGGCTGCTACACACTTGCGCTATGTGCGTGATTAA
- a CDS encoding cellulase family glycosylhydrolase — protein sequence MFKVSLFLLILGSLASAIAQDSKSPGEVGRFVIRTGVNISHWLSQSEKRGEERRHYMTQADFDSIASMGFDHVRIPVDEVQLWDSLGDREAEGIGLLHNAIRWAIAARLRVIVDLHIIRAHSFSAGVNKLWTDPAEQEKLSGMWRQLSDELHQYPNDKLAYEILNEPVANVPEDWNKVLNKVIAAIRVKEPARKIVVGSNRWQIAETFPELRFPENDSNLILSFHFYTPMALTHHTASWTPIAEYNGPVNYPGQVVDTSCYKDLSSAAVKFMRDGANGYFTKQILEEKMMPAIKVARQYHLQLYCGEYGVYPRIPDDIMLRYYKDLCQIFNENDIAYCHWNYKADFPVVDSNGTPESKLVSILTEK from the coding sequence ATGTTTAAGGTGTCTTTGTTTCTATTAATTCTCGGATCGTTAGCTTCTGCAATCGCTCAGGATTCGAAATCTCCCGGCGAGGTGGGTCGGTTCGTGATAAGAACAGGAGTCAATATTAGCCATTGGCTATCTCAGAGTGAGAAGCGCGGGGAAGAAAGGCGACACTACATGACTCAAGCTGACTTCGATTCCATTGCTTCGATGGGATTTGACCACGTCAGGATACCTGTAGATGAAGTACAATTGTGGGATTCACTCGGGGATAGAGAAGCTGAGGGCATCGGGCTGCTTCATAACGCGATACGCTGGGCAATCGCCGCAAGATTGCGAGTCATCGTAGACCTTCATATTATTCGAGCGCACTCCTTCAGTGCTGGGGTAAATAAATTGTGGACTGATCCTGCTGAACAGGAGAAATTATCCGGCATGTGGCGCCAGCTTTCAGACGAGCTGCATCAATATCCGAATGACAAGCTCGCTTATGAGATTCTCAATGAGCCTGTTGCGAACGTTCCGGAGGATTGGAACAAAGTCCTTAATAAGGTGATAGCCGCGATCAGGGTTAAAGAACCCGCGAGAAAGATCGTAGTCGGCTCGAACAGATGGCAGATTGCCGAAACCTTTCCTGAGCTGAGATTTCCTGAAAACGATTCCAATTTGATCCTGAGTTTTCATTTTTATACTCCAATGGCGCTGACTCACCACACTGCATCATGGACCCCTATTGCAGAGTACAACGGGCCGGTAAATTACCCGGGACAAGTGGTCGACACCTCATGCTACAAAGACTTGTCATCTGCGGCCGTCAAGTTCATGAGAGATGGAGCAAACGGCTATTTCACGAAACAAATCCTTGAAGAAAAGATGATGCCGGCGATAAAAGTCGCGAGACAATACCATTTGCAATTGTACTGCGGTGAATACGGAGTCTATCCGAGAATTCCGGATGATATAATGCTCCGATACTATAAGGATTTATGTCAGATTTTCAACGAGAACGATATCGCCTATTGCCATTGGAACTACAAGGCAGATTTCCCAGTCGTCGATAGTAATGGAACACCGGAGTCGAAATTGGTTTCGATATTGACGGAAAAATAG